The genome window ATTGTCAATAGAAGAGCCCGAGTCATCCTCATAAGAGAGAGGAGATGGTAAATATCCATGGCAGTTTAAGCCGAAGGGCTGGCTTCCATCGGCCCCGTCCGTGGATAACCGCCAATCCGGGGGAATGACGGCACTGACGAATACTAAGCCCGATCGAACCGCATCTTCGGCTCTATCTCACCCCCACACTGCCGATACAGGCAATGGCCCTGTGCTCCACTGCTCCCGTCAAACGTGGGGACTCTATGGAAACTCAAGTGAATTTTCCAACGTCGGGTCTCAGGTTTGGAGAGCCGCAAAGTCCgtcccctcccctcccctcccctcccctGCCAGTCATGATGGCATCACGACGACTCGAGCTGAGCCTCTCCGGCCTCACTCGCCGACCTCTAACATGTTTCCTTTGCGAGGCTCGTCGCTCGTTCACCACTTCGACCATCCGACTAGCGAGGACTGAAAAGCCTGGATCTGGCGCATCGTTAAATCCTCAAGAAAATGTTGCTAAGCCAATTGAGGCTCCACGAAGTTATGGAAAGCGACAAGAAGGACACTTCGTACCGaaacctcttcctcgtccgaTCGGAATGCCCCTACCGCCTAAAGCTGGAGAGAACACTGGAATTGATAGTCGATCGCTGCGACAGCGACGTGAGGATTTTGTTAATTATGACAAGCACTTGCAACGGCGCAAGGAGCTGTAAGACCATAAAGGCCGGCTGGTaacacacacacacacacacacacactAACGCTTCTTTGTACACAGAACTGCGAAGATTTCACGGCCGTACTTTCGAGATTGGGGCAACCTTCAATACCATGAGGGTAAATCCTTCATCGCGCCCCCACGCCTATTTAAGGCCGAGTTGTCACTATTCTTCCCCAACTTTTACGGCGAAACTCTATTGAAGACGGATAAGAACCCACGCGATACTACACCACTCCTTACTGGCAAGGCAACAGTCGTCTCTTTCTTCAGCAGCCGCTGGGCCGAGCAGCAAGCTGCGACCTTTACATCTAAGGTGGAAAACCCCGGGCTCCATGAAGTGCTAAACAAACACCCGGGTACGACACAAATTGTCCACATCAACTATGAAGATAATGCCGGCAAGGCATGGTTGGTGCGTTTCTTCATGGGTTCATTGCGAAAGCAGTTCCCAGAGAAGGATTGGGACAAATACTTCCTTGTGCGACGAGGCGTTACCGACGACATTCGCGAATCCATCGG of Fusarium oxysporum Fo47 chromosome I, complete sequence contains these proteins:
- a CDS encoding ATP10 protein-domain-containing protein; protein product: MASRRLELSLSGLTRRPLTCFLCEARRSFTTSTIRLARTEKPGSGASLNPQENVAKPIEAPRSYGKRQEGHFVPKPLPRPIGMPLPPKAGENTGIDSRSLRQRREDFVNYDKHLQRRKELTAKISRPYFRDWGNLQYHEGKSFIAPPRLFKAELSLFFPNFYGETLLKTDKNPRDTTPLLTGKATVVSFFSSRWAEQQAATFTSKVENPGLHEVLNKHPGTTQIVHINYEDNAGKAWLVRFFMGSLRKQFPEKDWDKYFLVRRGVTDDIRESIGLLNSKVGYVFLVDQYCRVRWAGSGTAHPVEAEGLAKGLSRIVDEMRNEATLPATAKEQHPGKHHLEVPKML